Proteins co-encoded in one Quercus robur chromosome 8, dhQueRobu3.1, whole genome shotgun sequence genomic window:
- the LOC126697807 gene encoding uncharacterized protein LOC126697807: MVSTDNGNHKEDIEEPNAVEVKSEIPLDTSASRRTLISNENPQRRIPDTFRSPITRINFLKFGSASANFRRIANERDEVSRSVASSSHAFRERLHGVFSRKINWGSLMKMAKEWIRDPMNMALFAWIACVAISGAILFLVMTGMLNRAIPKKSQRDAWFEVNNQILNALFTLICLYQHPKRFYHLVLLCRWKPEDISKLRKIYCKNGTYKPHEWAHMMVVVILLHINCFAQYALCGLNLGYKRSQRPAIGVGICISVAIAAPAVAGLYTIMSPLGKEYDMDEEAQDQSTTGDRPETMRLKSLEKRYSFAIRDEQQSVESRAEWSGGILDFWDNISIAYLSLFCGFCVFGWNMERLGFGNMYVHIATFLLFCMAPFWIFLLAAVNIDNDTAREALVVTGLVLCVFGLLYGGFWRIQMRKRFNLPAYNFCFGEPSAADCTLWLFCCWCSLAQEVRTGNSYDIVENKFRIKHTELSPLPREDGAVESRSGSSSPLGNYSSPSNILSTSSPSPSRIAKGYYSPERQLSTVEEELPAGGRDETMTPPSPSLIQREPS, from the coding sequence ATGGTTTCAACTGATAATGGCAACCACAAAGAAGATATCGAGGAACCTAATGCTGTTGAAGTGAAGAGTGAAATTCCTCTTGATACATCAGCGTCTCGAAGGACACTAATTTCCAATGAAAACCCTCAAAGAAGGATTCCTGATACCTTTAGATCTCCAATTACTAGAATAAATTTCCTCAAGTTCGGCTCTGCATCTGCCAACTTCAGGCGGATAGCCAATGAGAGAGATGAGGTTTCACGGTCTGTGGCTTCTTCAAGTCATGCTTTCCGGGAGCGCCTCCATGGGGTTTTTTCTCGGAAAATTAATTGGGGTTCACTCATGAAAATGGCCAAAGAATGGATTAGAGACCCAATGAACATGGCTTTGTTTGCCTGGATCGCCTGCGTTGCTATTTCAGGTGCAATTCTATTCCTTGTTATGACTGGAATGTTAAACCGTGCAATACCAAAGAAGTCTCAGAGGGATGCTTGGTTTGaagtaaacaatcaaattcTCAATGCACTGTTTACTCTTATCTGTTTGTACCAGCACCCGAAACGGTTCTACCACCTTGTACTTCTATGCAGATGGAAACCAGAAGACATTTCTAAACTTAGAAAGATTTACTGCAAGAATGGGACCTACAAGCCCCATGAATGGGCACACATGATGGTGGTTGTTATTCTgctccatataaattgttttgcACAATATGCGCTTTGTGGTCTGAACTTGGGTTACAAGAGATCTCAACGACCAGCCATAGGAGTTGGAATATGTATATCAGTTGCAATTGCTGCACCTGCAGTTGCTGGCTTGTACACTATAATGAGTCCCCTTGGGAAGGAGTATGATATGGATGAAGAAGCACAGGATCAGAGTACCACGGGTGATAGGCCGGAAACAATGAGATTGAAATCGTTAGAGAAAAGATATTCTTTTGCAATAAGAGATGAACAGCAGTCTGTTGAGAGCAGAGCAGAATGGAGTGGGGGGATTCTTGATTTTTGGGACAATATCTCTATAGCATATCTATCACTATTCTGTGGCTTTTGTGTATTTGGATGGAATATGGAGAGACTTGGATTTGGCAATATGTATGTTCATATTGctacttttcttttgttttgtatggCTCCTTTCTGGATTTTCCTCTTGGCTGCTGTAAATATTGACAATGACACTGCTAGGGAAGCTCTAGTTGTAACTGGGCTTGTTCTTTGTGTGTTTGGTTTACTTTATGGTGGCTTTTGGAGGATccaaatgagaaagagattcAATTTGCCTGCTTATAATTTCTGTTTTGGTGAACCATCTGCTGCTGATTGCACCCTATGGCTATTCTGTTGTTGGTGTTCTCTAGCTCAAGAAGTGCGGACTGGGAATTCATATGATATTGTGGAAAATAAGTTCCGCATAAAACATACTGAACTTTCACCTTTACCTCGTGAAGATGGAGCAGTTGAATCCAGATCCGGCTCTAGTTCTCCACTGGGGAATTACTCTAGCCCATCCAACATTCTTTCAACTAGTTCTCCAAGTCCCAGCAGAATTGCAAAGGGATATTATAGCCCAGAGAGGCAACTTTCTACTGTGGAAGAAGAGTTGCCTGCAGGAGGAAGAGATGAAACTATGACCCCACCATCTCCATCATTGATACAAAGAGAACCCAGTTAG
- the LOC126697808 gene encoding alpha-soluble NSF attachment protein 2, with amino-acid sequence MGDQIARAEDFEKKAEKKLSGWGLFGSKYEDAADLFDKAANSFKLGKSWDKAGATYVKLANCHLKLESKHEAAQAYVDAAHCYKKSSINEAISCLEQAVNMFCEIGRLSMAARYFKEIAELYESEQNIEQAIVYFEKSADFFQNEEVTTSANQCKQKVAQFAAQLEQYQKSIVIYEEIARQSLNNNLLKYGVKGHLLNAGICQLCKGDVVAITNALERYQELDPTFSGTREYKLLADIASALDEEDVAKFTDVVKEFDSMTPLDSWKTTLLLRVKEKLKAKELEEDDLT; translated from the exons atggggGATCAAATAGCAAGAGCAGAGGATTTCGAGAAAAAAGCAGAGAAGAAGCTCAGTGGCTGGGGATTGTTCGGTTCCAAATACGAAGATGCCGCTGATCTCTTTGACAAAGCCGCCAATTCCTTCAAGCTCGGCAAATcct GGGATAAGGCTGGAGCGACATATGTAAAGTTGGCAAACTGTCATTTGAAG TTGGAAAGTAAACATGAGGCAGCCCAAGCTTATGTTGATGCTGCTCATTGCTATAAGAAATCATCTATAAATG AGGCCATATCTTGCTTAGAGCAGGCAGTAAATATGTTTTGTGAAATTGGAAGACTCAGCATGGCTGCAAGATACTTCAAG GAAATTGCTGAATTGTACGAGTCCGAACAGAACATTGAACAGGCTATTGTTTACTTTGAAAAGTCAGCTGACTTCTTCCAAAATGAAGAAGTAACCACTTCTGCCAACCAGTGCAAGCAGAAAGTAGCTCAATTTGCCGCTCAACTAGAACA ATATCAAAAGTCCATTGTGATTTATGAAGAGATAGCACGGCAGTCCCTCAATAATAACTTGCTGAAGTATGGAGTTAAAGGGCATCTTCTTAATGCTGGTATTTGCCAGCTGTGCAAGGGTGACGTTGTAGCAATTACCAACGCTTTAGAGCGATATCAG GAATTGGATCCAACTTTTTCTGGAACACGTGAATACAAATTATTAGCG GATATTGCCTCTGCACTTGATGAGGAAGATGTTGCCAAGTTTACTGATGTTGTCAAGGAATTTGATAGCATGACTCCACTG GATTCCTGGAAGACAACCCTTCTGTTGAGGGTGAAGGAAAAGCTGAAGGCCAAAGAACTTGAGGAGGATGATCTTACCTAA
- the LOC126697809 gene encoding amino acid transporter AVT6C-like: MKLDQQDTIMDTPLLEDVLENQKSSQGASISGAVFNISTTMIGAGIMSIPAAIKVLGIVPGFLLILFVAFFTEVTVEFLLSYTKSGKSTTYAGIVGESFGAVGSVAVQICVIITLFGALIIYLIIIGDVLCGSKSGETLHLGILQEWFGIHWWNSRAFAILFIVLFVMLPLVWQKRVDSLKYTSAISVLLAVLFVVICSAMAIQALWEGKSTQKLRLLPDFSKVSVFDLFTTVPIFVTGFGFHVNVHPIRVELGKPTEMSLAVRISLAITVAIYSAIGFFGYLLFGDSIMSDMLVNFDQNSDTTIGKLLDVIVRLTYAIHLLLVFPLLNFTLRANIDELLFPKKPILASDTLRFVSLTCVLLAITYTIAIAIPDIWLFFQFMGSTTVVCLSFIFPGAIILRDVHGISTTRDKIIAILVILLALGTSTIAISTSLYG; encoded by the exons ATGAAGCTAGATCAGCAAGACACAATAATGGACACCCCACTCCTAGAAGATGTCTTGGAAAATCAAAAGTCTTCACAGGGTGCATCGATTTCTGGCGCAGTGTTCAACATCTCCACCACCATGATTGGAGCTGGAATCATGTCTATTCCAGCTGCTATCAAGGTCTTAGGCATAGTTCCGGGGttccttctcattttatttgtaGCATTTTTCACAGAGGTCACGGTGGAATTCCTATTGAGTTACACAAAATCTGGCAAATCCACCACATATGCTGGTATTGTGGGTGAGTCATTTGGTGCTGTAGGATCTGTTGCTGTGCAGATTTGTGTCATCATCACCTTATTTGGTGCACTGATCATTTATCTTATTATAATTG gggATGTCTTATGTGGAAGTAAGTCTGGAGAAACCTTGCACTTAGGCATTCTACAAGAATGGTTTGGCATTCACTGGTGGAACTCACGTGCCTTCGCAATTCTATTCATTGTGCTCTTCGTTATGCTTCCACTAGTCTGGCAAAAACGTGTAG ATTCTTTAAAATATACTTCAGCAATATCCGTTTTGCTCGCAGTGCTCTTTGTTGTCATATGCTCAGCAATGGCCATTCAAGCATTATGGGAGGGGAAAAGTACTCAGAAACTGAGATTACTACCAGATTTTTCCAAAGTCTCAGTATTTGATCTTTTCACTACTGTTCCAATCTTTGTCACGGGTTTTGGATTCCATGTCAATG TTCATCCAATTCGAGTAGAGCTTGGTAAGCCTACAGAGATGAGCTTAGCAGTTCGGATTTCTCTTGCAATCACTGTTGCCATTTACTCTGCCATTGGTTTCTTTGGGTACCTATTATTTGGAGACTCAATAATGTCCGATATGCTAGTAAACTTCGACCAAAATTCTGATACCACCATCGGTAAATTACTCGATGTAATTGTTAGATTAACCTATGCAATCCACCTCTTGCTTGTGTTTCCCCTGTTGAACTTCACCTTGAGAGCCAACATAGACGAacttctttttccaaaaaagcCAATTTTGGCCTCAGATACTCTCAGATTTGTGTCCCTCACTTGTGTTTTACTTGCCATCACATATACAATCGCAATAGCCATCCCAGACATATGGTTATTTTTTCAGTTCATGGGGTCGACAACAGTTGTGTGCCTCTCGTTCATTTTCCCTGGTGCAATCATACTTAG GGATGTGCATGGTATATCAACAACAAGGGATAAGATAATCGCAATATTGGTGATTCTTTTGGCTCTGGGGACAAGCACAATTGCCATATCCACCAGTTTGTACGGTTAA
- the LOC126696667 gene encoding agamous-like MADS-box protein AGL61, which translates to MVMPKKTQGRQKVEMKELDGNQRQVTFSKRRAGLFKKAGELSVLSGAEIAVIVISKKDKVYCFGHPDVETILNRYLTGGDDATLAESSQKYVAVNEFNMQYDEAQRELAMEKNRLKEIEEDVKMKKMTGSGGFWWDKPLDENMGLEEMQHYLWSLQEARKKVAAKLDERMSMRMGKSSLMSSMDMKVDVGNNNFVYPNLNGGNNNGGVFDSHGYGFELGQY; encoded by the coding sequence ATGGTTATGCCAAAGAAAACCCAAGGCCGGCAAAAGGTAGAGATGAAGGAACTAGATGGCAACCAGCGACAAGTCACTTTCTCAAAGCGCCGTGCTGGTCTCTTCAAAAAAGCCGGTGAGCTTTCCGTGTTGTCCGGTGCTGAAATCGCTGTAATCGTCATCTCTAAGAAAGACAAGGTATACTGCTTCGGACACCCTGATGTTGAAACCATTCTCAACCGCTATCTCACCGGAGGAGACGACGCTACCTTGGCCGAGTCGTCTCAAAAGTATGTGGCTGTGAATGAGTTCAATATGCAATATGATGAGGCTCAAAGGGAGTTGGCGATGGAGAAGAATCGTTTGAAGGAGATTGAGGAAGAtgtgaagatgaagaagatgacTGGGAGTGGAGGGTTTTGGTGGGACAAGCCCTTGGATGAGAACATGGGGTTGGAAGAGATGCAACACTATTTGTGGTCTTTGCAAGAGGCTCGAAAGAAAGTGGCGGCGAAGTTGGATGAGCGAATGAGTATGAGGATGGGGAAGAGTTCTTTGATGTCTTCAATGGATATGAAGGTGGATGTGgggaataataattttgtttatccCAATTTGAATGGTGGTAACAATAATGGTGGTGTTTTTGATAGCCATGGCTATGGGTTTGAACTTGGACAGTATTGA
- the LOC126697810 gene encoding amino acid transporter AVT6C-like — MSPAAGINVPLLPEHKPKIEIKHATLPGAVFNVATSIIGAGIMSIPATLKVLGVIPAFLLIVIIAMLADVSVEFLMRFTHSGHSRTYAGVMRESFGRGGAVAAQVCVMVTNLGCLIMYLIIIGDVLSGNQPEGVVHLGILQQWFGIHWWNSREFALLVTVVFIMLPLVLFRRVESLKFSSAISVLLAVVFVGISSAMAISALLEGKTETPRMLPHLDNQVSFFDLFTAVPVIVTAFTFHFNVHPIGFELGKPSDMITACRISLALCAAIYFAIGLFGYLLFGDSIMPDILVNFDQNAGSAFGSLLNQIVRLSYALHIMLVFPLLNFSLRANIDEFLFPKKPLLATDTKRFLFLTLVLLAISYLAAIAIPNIWYFFQFLGSTSAVCLAFIFPGAIVIRDVHGISTSRDRIVAAVMIILAVVTSTIAISTNIFSLF, encoded by the exons ATGTCACCGGCCGCCGGAATAAACGTGCCACTCCTACCAGAACACAAGCCGAAGATAGAGATAAAGCATGCAACGCTACCGGGGGCGGTGTTTAATGTGGCAACGAGTATAATTGGTGCTGGAATTATGTCAATTCCGGCCACCCTTAAGGTGCTAGGTGTAATTCCAGCTTTTTTGCTAATAGTGATTATTGCTATGCTGGCTGATGTGTCAGTGGAGTTTTTGATGAGGTTTACACATTCGGGTCACTCAAGAACTTATGCTGGTGTCATGAGGGAGTCTTTTGGTCGTGGAGGAGCTGTGGCTGCACAAGTTTGTGTCATGGTTACAAATCTTGGGTGTTTGATCATGTACCTTATTATTATTG GGGATGTCCTCTCTGGAAACCAGCCTGAAGGAGTAGTGCACTTGGGCATTTTACAACAATGGTTTGGCATTCACTGGTGGAACTCGCGTGAATTTGCTTTGCTAGTCACCGTTGTCTTCATTATGCTTCCATTAGTACTGTTTCGGCGAGTAG AATCATTGAAGTTCAGTTCAGCAATATCGGTTCTACTAGCAGTAGTGTTTGTTGGCATAAGTTCTGCAATGGCAATCTCTGCACTCCTGGAAGGGAAGACAGAGACCCCGAGAATGCTACCTCACTTGGACAACCAAGTCTCATTCTTTGACCTTTTCACTGCTGTCCCAGTCATAGTGACAGCCTTCACATTTCATTTTAATG TTCATCCAATTGGCTTTGAGCTTGGCAAGCCTTCTGATATGATCACAGCATGTCGAATATCACTAGCACTTTGTGCTGCCATATACTTTGCCATTGGTCTATTTGGGTACCTATTATTTGGGGATTCAATCATGCCAGACATACTTGTCAATTTTGATCAAAATGCTGGTTCAGCATTCGGTTCTTTACTTAATCAAATAGTTCGGTTAAGCTATGCATTACACATTATGCTGGTGTTTCCTCTTTTGAACTTCTCGTTGAGGGCCAACATAGATGAATTCCTTTTCCCTAAGAAGCCTCTCTTGGCCACagacacaaaaagatttttgttccTCACCCTTGTTCTATTAGCCATCTCCTACCTAGCTGCAATTGCCATCCCAAATATATGGtacttttttcaatttcttggaTCAACCTCTGCAGTCTGCCTAGCCTTCATTTTCCCTGGTGCAATTGTTATCAG GGATGTTCATGGTATATCAACATCAAGGGATAGGATTGTGGCAGCAGTAATGATTATTCTGGCAGTAGTAACAAGCACAATTGCCATTTCCACAAATATATTCAGTTTATTTTGA
- the LOC126696668 gene encoding uncharacterized protein LOC126696668, translating to MVGRRVWERLEKENPEFFYNYNKGIQHREQPTFTPTVNDSLMGYSAQEQFPYPAYNQPHFNSTSHGIPNHMHYPFNVENNVLMESSAASMVQFVPPISSTSSTSKMIANASSRASSQGIVNASSTASSQGLKLAQDNGDLYTEYLWDYPLPQPTSNVLSTDSGALGANFPPLPDNFELTYDELEVYELISKWQ from the exons TGTGGGAAAGGTTGGAGAAGGAGAATCCTGAGTTTTTTTATAACTATAACAAAGGAATACAACATCGTGAACAGCCAACTTTTACTCCTACAG TGAACGATTCTCTGATGGGGTACTCGGCTCAAGAACAGTTTCCTTACCCTGCTTACAATCAACCTCATTTCAACTCCACAAGCCATGGAATACCCAACCATATGCATTATCCCTTTAATGTGGAAAACAA TGTGTTGATGGAGAGCTCTGCCGCTAGTATGGTTCAGTTTGTCCCACCAATCAGTTCTACATCATCCACATCCAAAATGATTGCAAATGCTTCATCTAGAGCAAGTTCACAAGGGATTGTAAATGCTTCATCCACAGCAAGTTCACAAGGGCTGAAGCTCGCACAAGATAATGGCGATTTATATACTGAATATCTTTGGGATTATCCCTTGCCACAGCCGACATCAAATGTGTTATCTACGG ACTCAGGAGCCCTTGGAGCCAATTTTCCTCCTCTGCCAGATAATTTTGAGTTGACGTATGATGAATTAGAAG ttTATGAGCTCATCTCAAAGTGGCAATGA